The following coding sequences are from one Methanohalophilus halophilus window:
- a CDS encoding CRISPR-associated endonuclease Cas1 produces MTSCLSIASFSTSENTARSTYFQKSCYSVLKRKRHFTSGLDVHVGFLHEMNPSKYSLAYDLQEPFRFLVELTVLNLIERDVMDKQDFIRTENYGLRFKPTGARKLTSEFNVMLNKGLTYKGKNSSWSSILLLKTRELAFYLTGKRKKLEFVNPVYKVERDDSEELRQKILDMSYSEWKKMGFSKGTLHYMKQNAKSVKPFTLNSHVRERLKNLGC; encoded by the coding sequence ATGACGTCCTGTTTATCCATTGCTTCTTTCTCAACCAGTGAAAATACAGCCAGATCAACATATTTTCAAAAAAGTTGCTATTCTGTACTAAAAAGAAAGAGACATTTTACTAGTGGTCTTGATGTTCATGTAGGTTTCTTACATGAAATGAATCCAAGTAAATACAGTTTAGCCTATGATCTACAAGAGCCTTTTAGATTCCTTGTGGAACTTACAGTTCTGAACCTGATTGAAAGAGATGTTATGGATAAACAGGATTTTATCAGAACTGAGAACTATGGTTTAAGGTTTAAACCGACTGGTGCTAGAAAATTAACCTCTGAGTTTAACGTTATGTTAAACAAAGGTTTAACGTATAAAGGTAAAAACTCATCATGGAGTTCAATCTTGTTGTTGAAAACAAGAGAACTGGCATTTTATCTTACTGGCAAAAGGAAGAAGTTGGAGTTTGTCAATCCAGTCTATAAGGTTGAAAGGGATGATTCTGAGGAGTTGAGGCAGAAGATTCTTGATATGTCTTATTCTGAATGGAAGAAAATGGGTTTTTCTAAGGGTACTTTGCATTATATGAAACAGAATGCTAAGTCTGTTAAGCCGTTTACTTTGAATTCTCATGTAAGGGAGAGGTTGAAAAATTTGGGATGCTAA
- a CDS encoding phospholipase D family protein produces the protein MPKFLTTTGVSFKLEEIIKSADEKLILISPFLKINERIRELIEDKNRIKINTEVIYGKNELQPDENNWLRNLDYVRTGFCKNLHAKCYLNEKEALVTSMNLYEFSQQNNNEMGIYVSKETDPELYDAINEEAKRLFRISEEVKVTVEKVARKDDKKENSKKNKSSDSGFCIRCENKIKLDPLHPYCKDCFMTWSKYGNEDYQENVCHVCGIETKSSKLKPICYNCYKKYKGKLDLPL, from the coding sequence ATGCCTAAGTTTTTAACCACAACGGGAGTTTCTTTCAAATTAGAAGAAATCATTAAAAGTGCCGATGAGAAATTAATTTTGATTAGTCCATTTTTAAAGATTAATGAACGAATTAGGGAGTTAATTGAAGATAAAAATCGGATTAAAATTAATACTGAAGTTATCTATGGAAAAAATGAGCTTCAACCAGATGAGAATAATTGGTTGAGAAATTTGGATTATGTGAGAACTGGTTTCTGTAAAAATTTACATGCTAAATGCTACTTAAATGAAAAAGAGGCATTGGTAACTTCCATGAACCTCTATGAATTTTCTCAGCAAAACAACAATGAAATGGGGATATATGTTTCCAAAGAGACAGATCCAGAGTTATATGATGCTATAAATGAAGAAGCTAAACGTTTGTTTAGAATTAGTGAAGAAGTGAAAGTGACTGTTGAAAAAGTGGCTCGTAAAGATGATAAAAAAGAAAACAGCAAAAAAAACAAGTCTTCAGATAGTGGTTTTTGCATCAGGTGCGAAAATAAAATAAAACTAGATCCATTACATCCATATTGCAAAGATTGTTTTATGACATGGAGTAAATACGGCAATGAAGATTATCAAGAGAACGTATGTCATGTTTGTGGCATTGAGACAAAATCCAGCAAACTTAAACCCATTTGCTATAACTGTTATAAAAAATATAAAGGAAAACTAGACTTACCTCTTTGA
- a CDS encoding DUF2971 domain-containing protein, with protein sequence MYSTKYTFSKSKLVLRKKTLMETLRLLKFRSLSNDVELGYIQDILKKNEFWCSKLWNLNDPMEGVFSTYRPEKVDEIFSEKNNTVICSFSGEETLSCPLMWGYYANGFKGVAIETEVKLDKNDNIINEDKNIGGKVIKVDYNNINFTRVNNLTVEKIMTRKLENWSHEDEYRFLKNAEEGLHQIGTVSKVYFGAPYHNIENKAEIKSASNNLQKYEDLKDELISSCENYDHSGGTISFKDCTIDYNGLIETKQILSLR encoded by the coding sequence ATGTACAGTACAAAATATACATTTTCAAAAAGTAAACTTGTTTTAAGGAAGAAAACTCTTATGGAAACCCTAAGATTATTAAAATTCAGGTCATTGTCTAATGATGTAGAGCTTGGATATATCCAAGATATACTCAAAAAAAATGAATTTTGGTGCTCAAAACTGTGGAACTTAAATGACCCAATGGAAGGAGTATTTTCAACTTATAGACCTGAAAAAGTGGATGAAATATTTTCCGAAAAAAACAATACTGTTATTTGCTCTTTTAGTGGAGAAGAAACTTTAAGTTGTCCCCTAATGTGGGGATATTATGCAAATGGGTTTAAAGGGGTAGCTATTGAAACAGAGGTAAAACTTGATAAGAATGATAACATAATCAATGAAGATAAGAATATAGGTGGAAAAGTAATAAAAGTCGACTATAATAATATAAATTTCACTCGTGTAAATAACCTCACAGTTGAAAAAATAATGACAAGAAAATTGGAAAACTGGTCACATGAAGATGAATATAGATTCTTGAAAAATGCAGAAGAAGGGCTTCATCAAATTGGCACTGTTAGCAAGGTTTATTTTGGTGCTCCTTATCATAATATTGAAAATAAAGCCGAAATTAAAAGTGCCTCAAATAATCTACAAAAATATGAAGATTTAAAAGATGAATTAATAAGTAGTTGTGAAAATTATGATCACAGTGGTGGTACAATTTCATTTAAAGATTGTACCATTGATTATAATGGGCTAATTGAAACAAAACAGATACTGTCTTTGAGATAA